One window of Candidatus Korarchaeum sp. genomic DNA carries:
- a CDS encoding inositol-3-phosphate synthase, with product MKVKVALAGIGNVASAIVQGVFKYKDLSDDEWAPGIMHVRFGPYHISDIEFVAAFDVDSRKVGKDLSEAIFSRPNVLEKFAEVPKLGVEVMKGPVLDGVAPHMREFRYGEGFQVDDSPSVNVADVLKESGADVLVNLIPVGSYEASRAYARASLEAGVGFINGIPEFIVSDPEWGELFKSRGIPAAGDDFKSQVGATILHRTLARLFVDRGLRIINTYQLNIGGNMDFLNMIEESRLTSKRISKTEAVTSLIPYEISARVGPSDYVPFLGDRKVMYLYMEAEQFGGFKIYLDVKLSVMDSPNAAGVAIDVIRAVKLAMDRGIGGPLIGVSAYFFKHPPKQFPDYVAKELVEAFIRGENV from the coding sequence TTGAAGGTAAAAGTAGCCTTAGCAGGGATTGGGAACGTTGCATCAGCTATAGTTCAAGGTGTCTTCAAATATAAAGATCTCTCAGATGACGAGTGGGCTCCCGGTATCATGCATGTGAGATTCGGTCCTTATCACATCTCTGACATAGAGTTCGTCGCTGCATTCGATGTGGATTCGAGGAAAGTGGGTAAAGATCTATCTGAAGCTATATTCTCTAGACCCAATGTATTGGAGAAGTTCGCAGAAGTCCCCAAGCTAGGAGTGGAGGTGATGAAGGGGCCCGTGCTAGATGGAGTCGCCCCCCACATGAGGGAGTTCAGATACGGGGAGGGGTTCCAAGTTGACGATTCCCCGAGCGTTAACGTAGCTGATGTGCTCAAGGAGAGCGGAGCCGATGTATTAGTGAACTTAATACCAGTGGGGAGTTATGAAGCGAGTAGGGCTTACGCTAGAGCTTCCTTAGAGGCTGGAGTGGGCTTCATAAACGGTATACCTGAGTTCATAGTGAGCGATCCAGAGTGGGGTGAGTTATTCAAGAGTAGAGGGATACCCGCGGCTGGCGATGATTTCAAGAGTCAAGTCGGTGCCACTATACTGCATAGGACCCTAGCGAGGCTATTCGTAGACAGGGGGCTTAGGATAATCAACACGTATCAGTTGAACATAGGAGGTAATATGGACTTCCTGAACATGATAGAGGAATCTAGGCTCACCTCAAAGAGGATAAGTAAGACAGAGGCTGTGACGAGCCTCATTCCATATGAGATAAGCGCTAGAGTCGGCCCTAGCGATTACGTCCCGTTCCTAGGTGATAGGAAGGTAATGTACCTCTACATGGAGGCCGAGCAGTTCGGTGGGTTCAAGATATACTTAGATGTCAAGCTGAGCGTTATGGACTCCCCCAATGCGGCTGGTGTCGCTATAGATGTGATAAGGGCTGTGAAGCTCGCGATGGATAGGGGGATAGGGGGGCCCCTCATAGGGGTCTCGGCTTACTTCTTCAAGCATCCCCCTAAGCAATTCCCCGATTATGTTGCGAAAGAGCTCGTTGAGGCATTTATAAGGGGAGAGAATGTCTGA
- a CDS encoding ABC transporter ATP-binding protein, which translates to MVLLKVEKLKKWFPMKKGIFGKTLYVRAVENVSFELEKGEAVSLVGESGSGKTTLGKTILRLYEPTDGRIFFDGKDITSLSNKELMWYRRQTGIVQQDPYGSLAPHFTIYRILEEPLIIHGVSKEERREKIFSIMNEVRLPPEEFAFKYPHMLSGGQLQRVAIARAMILDPKLIIADEPVSMLDASVRVEILNLFAELQRKHDMSVIYITHDLSTTRYFSEKIFIMYAGHIVERAPTREILRNPLHPYTRALFNAIPDPDPENRLRVREVPPGEPPSLVNPPPGCRFKPRCPIATSKCDEEPPEYEVFPGHFVKCWYPK; encoded by the coding sequence ATGGTACTCCTGAAGGTTGAGAAGCTTAAGAAATGGTTCCCAATGAAGAAGGGGATTTTTGGGAAGACTCTCTACGTTAGAGCAGTTGAGAATGTGAGCTTCGAGCTGGAGAAGGGGGAAGCTGTCTCCTTAGTCGGGGAGTCCGGCAGCGGTAAGACTACATTGGGTAAAACTATACTGAGGCTTTATGAACCGACCGATGGCAGGATATTCTTCGATGGCAAGGATATCACTAGTTTGAGCAACAAGGAGCTCATGTGGTACAGGAGGCAAACTGGAATAGTTCAGCAGGACCCATACGGCTCGCTAGCACCTCACTTCACTATATACAGGATACTAGAGGAACCCCTGATAATACACGGTGTGAGTAAGGAGGAGAGGAGGGAGAAGATATTCTCGATCATGAACGAGGTCAGGCTCCCTCCGGAGGAGTTCGCCTTCAAATACCCGCACATGTTGAGCGGGGGACAGCTCCAGAGGGTAGCTATAGCTAGGGCAATGATACTAGATCCGAAGCTCATAATAGCTGATGAGCCTGTCTCGATGCTCGATGCCTCAGTTAGAGTGGAGATATTGAACTTATTCGCTGAGCTCCAGAGGAAGCATGATATGAGCGTCATATACATAACTCATGACTTATCGACCACTAGGTACTTCTCGGAGAAGATATTCATAATGTACGCGGGCCACATCGTCGAGAGGGCCCCAACTAGAGAGATATTGAGGAACCCATTGCACCCTTACACTAGAGCTCTATTCAACGCTATCCCAGACCCAGATCCAGAGAACAGGCTCAGGGTGAGGGAAGTCCCTCCCGGAGAGCCTCCAAGCCTCGTTAATCCTCCTCCCGGATGCAGGTTCAAGCCCAGGTGCCCTATAGCGACTAGTAAGTGCGATGAGGAGCCTCCTGAATATGAGGTCTTCCCCGGTCACTTCGTGAAGTGCTGGTACCCGAAATGA
- a CDS encoding ABC transporter ATP-binding protein codes for MNLLSVSDLKLYYRTTKGVVKAVDDVSFDVNKGETLAIVGESGCGKSSLARAIIRLLPRNVHKYEGRIMLNGTDLMSMDEETFRREVRWRKISMVFQGALNSLNPVLKVGYQVAEPLIIHMKVNEREAIERAKGLLVKLGLPEEFAERYPFELSGGMKQRAVIAMALITNPDLIILDEPTSALDVITQANIMNMLKELKRSRGQTFIFITHDISVASELADKVATMYAGQIVEIAPADTFYEEPLHPYTQKLMKSVPTLRREKTLESIPGAPPNLIDPPSGCRFHPRCDKAMDICRKEDPPTFERGHSVKCWLYR; via the coding sequence ATGAATCTATTAAGCGTCTCTGATCTGAAGCTCTACTATAGGACGACTAAGGGCGTTGTTAAAGCGGTAGATGATGTCAGCTTCGATGTGAATAAGGGGGAAACTCTCGCTATAGTCGGCGAGTCGGGATGCGGGAAGAGCTCACTAGCGAGAGCTATAATAAGGCTGCTCCCGAGGAACGTCCATAAGTATGAGGGCAGGATAATGCTCAACGGGACTGATCTCATGTCCATGGATGAGGAGACCTTCAGGAGGGAGGTTAGATGGAGGAAGATCTCAATGGTGTTCCAGGGGGCCCTCAACTCCCTGAACCCAGTGCTCAAAGTGGGGTATCAAGTAGCCGAGCCCCTGATAATACATATGAAGGTTAACGAGAGGGAAGCTATAGAGAGAGCCAAGGGGCTCTTAGTGAAGCTGGGACTTCCCGAGGAATTCGCTGAAAGGTATCCATTCGAGTTGAGTGGAGGTATGAAGCAGAGGGCTGTCATAGCTATGGCTCTGATCACTAATCCCGATCTAATAATATTGGATGAGCCCACATCAGCTCTCGATGTGATAACGCAAGCTAACATAATGAACATGCTGAAGGAACTCAAGAGGAGCAGGGGGCAGACTTTCATCTTCATAACTCACGATATAAGCGTCGCTAGTGAGCTTGCCGATAAAGTAGCTACAATGTATGCAGGTCAGATCGTGGAGATAGCTCCTGCAGATACCTTCTATGAGGAACCTCTCCATCCATACACTCAGAAGCTAATGAAGAGCGTCCCGACTTTGAGGAGGGAGAAGACGCTGGAATCCATACCTGGAGCGCCGCCAAATCTGATAGACCCTCCGAGCGGTTGCAGGTTCCATCCGAGATGCGATAAAGCGATGGACATATGCAGGAAGGAGGACCCGCCTACCTTCGAGAGGGGTCATTCTGTTAAGTGCTGGTTGTACAGGTGA
- a CDS encoding ABC transporter permease, with amino-acid sequence MSVSEYTLKGIFRELIRYKSALVGLAILVFLVVLSLYALIFTPYAQAGEIWNDQNRWLAYPRNAAPEWYNFFSSKKLPPSILIGEGLPNHKREEAEREGHRVITYLDSFSYNYDDFPSELVLLINTTYSGSPPTVKVYWIKPSGEELNLSVYRPRNISESIYISNNVILERELEEYAIDKLGFTPNYTITIPVALFMEYKDKGEPTAMKGNYNVRIEVTLYNRSDTFSYRLLMHGKVYGIAGTDIYRRPLELGLVWGAPIALSFGIVASVTITFANLILAAISGYYGGKIDSLIQRLTEIYMIIPFVPFIVTISILYGLDIWRLLLIVIILSVLGTPVKTYRVWVMQLKTSPYVEAAIAYGASNLRIIALYILPRILPPVVPSLVLSIPSYVFLEAALAMLGLSDPKVVSWGRIIEEAFAGGAVYKGYYHWVLIPSAMLILTAISFALIGLALDRIVNPRLREM; translated from the coding sequence ATGAGCGTGAGCGAGTATACCCTTAAGGGGATATTCAGGGAATTGATTAGGTATAAGAGCGCTTTAGTCGGCTTAGCTATCTTAGTATTCTTAGTGGTTCTATCCCTATACGCATTAATATTCACACCGTACGCGCAAGCAGGGGAGATTTGGAACGATCAGAACAGATGGCTAGCTTACCCTAGGAACGCAGCTCCAGAATGGTACAACTTCTTCTCCTCTAAGAAGCTACCTCCGAGCATACTGATAGGAGAGGGCCTACCGAACCATAAGAGAGAGGAAGCTGAGAGGGAGGGCCATAGAGTGATAACTTATTTGGATAGCTTCTCTTATAATTACGATGACTTCCCGAGCGAGCTCGTGCTACTGATAAACACGACTTACTCCGGGAGCCCACCGACTGTGAAAGTTTACTGGATAAAGCCTAGCGGTGAGGAGCTGAATTTGAGCGTTTATAGGCCCAGGAACATCTCTGAAAGCATATACATATCGAATAACGTCATTTTGGAGCGTGAGCTCGAGGAATATGCTATCGATAAGCTGGGATTCACGCCTAACTACACGATAACGATACCAGTCGCACTCTTCATGGAATACAAGGATAAGGGAGAGCCCACAGCTATGAAGGGGAATTACAATGTGAGGATCGAGGTGACCCTATACAATAGGAGCGATACCTTCAGCTACAGATTGCTGATGCACGGCAAGGTCTACGGTATAGCTGGGACAGATATCTACAGGAGACCCCTGGAACTAGGCCTCGTGTGGGGTGCTCCCATAGCTCTATCCTTCGGTATAGTAGCCTCAGTCACGATAACTTTCGCTAACCTCATACTCGCAGCTATAAGCGGATATTACGGTGGTAAGATAGACTCCCTAATACAGAGGCTCACTGAGATCTATATGATCATCCCATTCGTCCCGTTCATCGTGACAATCTCCATCCTCTATGGGTTGGATATATGGAGGCTCCTCCTCATCGTCATAATACTGAGCGTACTAGGGACCCCCGTCAAGACTTATAGAGTTTGGGTGATGCAGTTGAAGACATCGCCATACGTAGAAGCAGCTATAGCTTACGGTGCGAGCAACCTCAGGATAATAGCTCTCTATATACTCCCAAGGATCCTGCCCCCAGTTGTACCATCCTTGGTCCTCTCAATACCTTCTTACGTTTTCCTAGAAGCTGCTCTAGCGATGTTAGGCTTGAGCGACCCCAAGGTAGTCAGTTGGGGGAGGATAATAGAGGAGGCTTTCGCTGGAGGGGCTGTTTACAAAGGATACTATCATTGGGTCCTAATACCATCCGCTATGCTCATATTGACAGCTATATCCTTCGCTCTCATAGGATTAGCTTTAGATAGGATCGTGAATCCCAGGCTGAGGGAGATGTGA